One Qipengyuania gaetbuli genomic region harbors:
- a CDS encoding carbonic anhydrase, which yields MEEVPQLTPDQALELLKEGNRRFLDDTTYEPTMDRMRRLELAAAQRPFAAYLSCSDSRVPPELLFERGLGELFIIRNAGNTLCTTALGSLEFAVTNLKVPLIVVMGHEACGAINAAVSLARGKATFSGNISKVLQSLLPAVLETDPWADHIVDAAAISNVRRVVRELREEASPALLAPQRQGSLKVVGAFYHLDSGKVDFLEN from the coding sequence GTGGAAGAGGTACCTCAACTTACACCCGATCAAGCTCTTGAACTTTTGAAAGAAGGCAATCGGCGTTTTCTCGACGATACGACTTATGAGCCGACCATGGATCGCATGCGGCGGCTCGAGCTTGCGGCGGCGCAGCGCCCCTTCGCGGCCTATCTGAGCTGCTCCGATTCGCGCGTTCCGCCAGAGCTTCTCTTTGAACGTGGGCTTGGCGAGCTTTTCATTATCCGCAACGCAGGCAACACGCTGTGCACGACGGCACTCGGTAGCCTCGAATTCGCGGTCACGAACCTCAAGGTGCCGCTCATCGTGGTGATGGGGCACGAAGCCTGCGGCGCAATCAACGCCGCGGTGTCCCTCGCGCGGGGTAAGGCCACCTTCTCAGGAAACATTTCCAAGGTTTTGCAATCGCTGCTCCCAGCCGTGCTTGAGACAGATCCCTGGGCAGATCACATCGTCGACGCCGCCGCGATCAGCAATGTCCGGCGCGTGGTCAGAGAGCTGCGAGAGGAAGCTTCACCGGCCTTACTAGCACCGCAACGCCAGGGCTCACTCAAAGTGGTCGGTGCCTTCTATCATCTCGACAGCGGGAAGGTTGATTTCCTTGAGAATTGA
- a CDS encoding MFS transporter, with amino-acid sequence MPGQEIATSSEQNRALGLSTFAFTICFAVWTIFAIVGIEIKAELGLSDTQFGLLVGTPILTGSLTRLFLGIWTDQYGGRIVFPITMLASAASTFLLSYTDSYLMMLLAALGLGLAGGGFAVGVAYVSKFYPLEKQGSALGFFGMGNVGAAVTKFLAPWVMVAIGWQGVAQVWAGALAIVAVLFYLFAKDDPEFAARKTSGVKAKGLLEQLEPLRNEQVWRFSLYYFFVFGAFVALALWLPNYMVGLYGIDVKLAGMLAATFSLSASVFRAYGGVLSDKYGARKIMYATFGVSLICLFMLSYPATDYVIHGIEGDITFSTSMNLVPFVITVFVLGFFMSLGKAAVYKHIPVYYPGHVGSVGGLVGLVGGLGGFILPIVFGAVSDLTGIWTSCFMVLFALVGIALAWMHIAIRQMEQKASGIDMRSLPEFPEMAELHDEEKQAVATPSKVLTEWKPEDPGFWEQTGEKIARRNLYISIPALLLAFSVWMVWSMVVAKLPSIGFDYTTDQLFWLAALPGLSGATLRIFYSFVVPIFGGRLWTTMSTASLLIPAFGIGYAVQNPDTPYVIFLTLALLCGFGGGNFASSMSNISFFFPKAQKGNALALNAGLGNLGVSVMQFLVPLVIVASVFGALGGEPQQTAEGGQLWLQNAGFIWVPFIMVSTLLAWFGMNDIADAKASFSEQSVIFQRKHNWLMCWLYTGTFGSFIGFSAGLPLLAKHQFPDVDVLQFVFLGPLVGALSRAATGWVSDKWGGARVTFWVFVLMMLGVLGVVYFLEAANWWGFLGAFIFMFFMTGVGNASTFQMIPNIMRQEVPRLMPELDATARVRQAEKESAAIVGFTSAIAAYGAFFIPKSFGSAIAATGSPMAALWGFFIFYSSCAALTWWAYTRRGGLLHDIERGRAPAPVETLAQIKGATA; translated from the coding sequence ATGCCAGGACAGGAAATCGCGACCAGCAGCGAACAGAATCGGGCTCTAGGACTGAGCACATTCGCGTTCACGATCTGCTTCGCTGTCTGGACGATCTTCGCGATCGTCGGGATCGAAATCAAGGCCGAGCTGGGCCTCAGCGATACCCAGTTCGGACTGCTAGTCGGAACCCCGATTCTGACGGGGTCGTTGACCCGCCTGTTCCTCGGTATCTGGACTGACCAATATGGTGGTCGCATCGTCTTCCCGATCACCATGCTCGCCTCGGCGGCATCGACATTCCTGCTTTCCTACACGGACAGCTATCTCATGATGCTGCTGGCGGCGTTGGGTCTTGGCTTGGCGGGTGGCGGCTTCGCCGTAGGCGTCGCCTATGTTTCCAAGTTCTACCCGCTTGAAAAGCAGGGCTCGGCTCTCGGTTTCTTCGGCATGGGCAATGTCGGTGCGGCGGTGACCAAGTTTCTGGCGCCGTGGGTTATGGTGGCGATCGGCTGGCAGGGCGTGGCCCAGGTCTGGGCGGGAGCCTTGGCGATCGTAGCCGTCCTGTTCTACCTTTTTGCCAAGGACGATCCCGAGTTCGCGGCCCGCAAGACTAGCGGGGTGAAGGCAAAAGGCTTGCTCGAACAGCTCGAACCGCTCCGTAATGAGCAGGTGTGGCGTTTCTCGCTCTATTACTTCTTCGTCTTCGGAGCCTTCGTGGCGCTCGCGCTCTGGCTGCCCAATTACATGGTGGGACTCTACGGCATCGACGTGAAGCTGGCGGGTATGCTCGCTGCGACCTTCTCGCTCTCGGCCAGTGTGTTCCGCGCCTATGGAGGCGTGCTCTCGGATAAGTATGGCGCGCGCAAGATCATGTACGCCACCTTCGGCGTCTCGCTGATCTGCCTCTTCATGCTGTCCTATCCCGCGACCGATTACGTCATCCACGGGATCGAAGGCGACATCACGTTCTCGACCTCGATGAACTTGGTGCCTTTTGTCATCACTGTATTCGTGCTGGGCTTCTTCATGTCGCTCGGCAAGGCGGCGGTCTACAAGCACATTCCGGTCTACTATCCGGGCCACGTTGGATCGGTGGGCGGTCTCGTGGGCCTCGTCGGTGGGCTCGGCGGCTTTATTTTGCCGATCGTGTTCGGCGCGGTCAGTGACCTGACCGGCATCTGGACCAGCTGTTTCATGGTCCTGTTCGCCCTGGTCGGCATTGCGCTCGCATGGATGCATATCGCTATCCGGCAGATGGAACAGAAGGCCAGCGGCATCGATATGCGCTCGCTTCCCGAATTCCCTGAAATGGCCGAGCTGCACGATGAGGAAAAGCAGGCCGTTGCTACGCCCAGCAAGGTGCTGACCGAGTGGAAGCCAGAGGATCCCGGTTTCTGGGAGCAAACGGGCGAGAAGATTGCTCGCCGCAATCTCTACATCTCGATCCCGGCGCTGCTGCTGGCGTTCTCGGTCTGGATGGTGTGGTCGATGGTGGTCGCGAAGCTGCCCTCGATAGGCTTCGACTACACCACCGATCAGCTGTTTTGGCTGGCGGCATTGCCGGGCCTTTCGGGCGCGACCTTGCGGATCTTCTACAGCTTTGTCGTTCCGATATTCGGCGGGCGCCTGTGGACCACGATGTCGACCGCGTCGCTGCTGATCCCGGCATTCGGGATAGGCTATGCGGTCCAGAACCCGGATACGCCCTATGTCATCTTCCTGACTCTGGCGCTGCTGTGCGGCTTTGGTGGCGGCAACTTCGCCTCCTCCATGTCCAACATAAGCTTCTTCTTCCCGAAGGCGCAGAAGGGCAATGCGCTCGCGCTTAACGCCGGACTCGGAAACCTGGGAGTTTCGGTGATGCAGTTCCTCGTTCCGTTGGTGATTGTCGCCAGCGTGTTCGGCGCGCTGGGCGGGGAGCCTCAGCAAACTGCCGAAGGCGGTCAGCTGTGGCTGCAGAATGCCGGCTTCATCTGGGTGCCGTTCATCATGGTGTCCACGCTGCTGGCATGGTTCGGGATGAATGACATCGCCGATGCAAAAGCCAGCTTCTCCGAACAGTCGGTGATCTTCCAGCGCAAGCACAACTGGCTGATGTGCTGGCTCTACACCGGCACATTCGGCAGCTTCATCGGTTTCTCCGCTGGCCTGCCGTTGCTCGCCAAGCACCAGTTCCCCGATGTGGATGTGCTGCAGTTCGTCTTCCTCGGGCCGCTTGTGGGGGCGCTCAGCCGTGCTGCGACGGGATGGGTGTCGGACAAGTGGGGCGGGGCTCGGGTAACCTTCTGGGTCTTTGTACTCATGATGCTGGGCGTGCTCGGGGTGGTGTACTTCCTCGAAGCGGCCAACTGGTGGGGCTTCCTTGGCGCTTTCATCTTCATGTTCTTCATGACCGGTGTTGGCAATGCATCGACCTTCCAGATGATCCCCAACATCATGCGCCAGGAAGTCCCGCGCCTGATGCCGGAACTCGATGCAACGGCCCGGGTTCGCCAGGCAGAGAAGGAATCCGCTGCGATCGTTGGCTTCACTTCGGCCATTGCCGCTTACGGGGCCTTCTTCATTCCGAAGAGCTTCGGTAGCGCGATTGCCGCCACCGGTTCGCCAATGGCGGCGCTGTGGGGCTTCTTCATCTTCTATTCCAGCTGTGCGGCATTGACCTGGTGGGCCTACACCCGCCGCGGCGGCCTGCTGCACGACATCGAGCGCGGCCGGGCACCAGCCCCGGTTGAAACACTCGCTCAGATCAAGGGAGCAACCGCATGA
- a CDS encoding Crp/Fnr family transcriptional regulator translates to MSMPEALTNFCQSCTVRNRAICGDLHDDEINVLNKIGRRRWVEAGEQVLWEGDDAVVVANVIEGLLKLSTQTSEGKEQILGIAYPSDFLGRPFGETTPYGVEALTPALVCTFQRSDFDHFAREHPRLEHKLLERTLSELDRTRRWMLLLGRMNAEQKMATFLLDMADRLVPATCAPTEGSNEVMELPLTRQQIADVLGLTIETVSRQFTKLRKEGLIDLPSRRDVRIIDRAGLEALAS, encoded by the coding sequence ATGTCGATGCCCGAAGCCCTCACGAACTTCTGCCAGTCCTGCACGGTGCGCAACCGCGCGATCTGCGGCGACCTGCATGACGATGAGATCAACGTCCTGAACAAGATCGGGCGGCGTCGCTGGGTCGAAGCAGGCGAGCAGGTGCTCTGGGAAGGCGACGACGCCGTCGTCGTGGCCAACGTGATCGAAGGGCTGCTGAAGCTTTCGACCCAGACGAGCGAAGGCAAGGAACAGATTCTCGGCATCGCCTATCCGTCCGACTTCCTCGGCCGGCCATTCGGCGAGACCACGCCTTACGGCGTCGAGGCCCTGACCCCTGCGCTCGTATGCACCTTCCAGCGCTCGGACTTCGACCATTTCGCCCGCGAACATCCACGGCTCGAACACAAGCTCCTCGAACGCACCTTGTCCGAACTGGACCGCACGCGTCGCTGGATGCTGCTGCTCGGGCGGATGAATGCAGAGCAGAAGATGGCTACATTCCTGCTCGACATGGCCGACCGGCTGGTGCCTGCAACCTGCGCACCGACGGAGGGAAGCAACGAGGTTATGGAGCTGCCGCTTACCCGCCAGCAAATCGCCGACGTCCTTGGTCTCACGATCGAGACGGTCAGCCGCCAGTTCACTAAGCTGCGCAAGGAAGGCCTGATCGACCTGCCTTCGCGCAGGGACGTGCGGATTATCGACCGCGCGGGACTAGAAGCGCTGGCCAGCTAG
- a CDS encoding SAM-dependent methyltransferase, producing the protein MALAERSADIRAEADLRATSRQAGDLRSILFLTPVSTAVWLGMIAVAGAICLVAGLSWWWMPVLAYAVLALHELLAFTVFHRGLFPSSERVARVYQWFTIFLGDRADLEARGDLTEGLFDGDFDKSIEQATRDKYRRIVELLGLKPGMRVLDVGCGLGDFLAYLKSVGIDGTGLTLSPDQQRIVEARGIEAHVLDFRKPLPAKLAGRFDAVTLIGSLEHFCTSYQMRDRRGTDEVYANVFRSASEALKPDTGSGKVFSATLHSSASGGWTASDWLHAYSFHAHYSGLYPRIGDFDRLCVPWFEVEHLQDTTVDYQYSSIASSRHFGNFTVRWTARKAVAALLLLVVNPFAPWSWIYHLRRSWMWQFGGMDLEPRKARPAHALWYVHARRETARP; encoded by the coding sequence ATGGCGCTCGCTGAGCGGAGCGCCGATATCCGAGCGGAGGCAGACCTCCGGGCGACTTCGCGGCAGGCCGGTGACCTGAGGTCGATCCTTTTCCTGACACCCGTCAGCACCGCGGTCTGGCTCGGCATGATCGCCGTTGCGGGTGCAATCTGCCTTGTTGCAGGGCTCTCGTGGTGGTGGATGCCCGTCCTTGCTTATGCGGTGCTGGCCTTGCACGAGCTGCTGGCCTTTACGGTGTTCCACCGCGGGCTGTTCCCTTCGTCCGAACGCGTCGCGCGGGTCTATCAGTGGTTCACGATCTTCCTCGGCGATCGCGCGGATCTCGAAGCTCGCGGAGACCTTACCGAGGGCCTTTTCGACGGCGATTTCGACAAGAGCATCGAGCAGGCGACCCGCGACAAGTATCGCCGGATCGTCGAACTGCTTGGCCTCAAACCGGGCATGCGCGTGCTCGACGTGGGATGCGGCCTGGGCGACTTTCTCGCCTATCTGAAATCGGTCGGCATCGACGGGACGGGCCTCACCCTTTCACCCGACCAGCAACGGATTGTCGAGGCGCGTGGGATCGAGGCGCATGTGCTCGATTTCCGCAAACCCCTGCCGGCAAAGCTGGCGGGCAGGTTCGATGCGGTCACGCTGATCGGCTCGCTCGAACATTTCTGCACATCCTACCAGATGCGCGATCGGCGCGGCACCGACGAGGTCTATGCCAATGTCTTCCGTTCGGCGTCGGAGGCGCTCAAACCCGACACGGGATCGGGCAAGGTCTTTTCCGCGACGCTACACAGTTCGGCTTCGGGCGGATGGACGGCCTCGGACTGGCTCCATGCCTATTCGTTCCATGCCCATTATTCCGGGCTCTATCCGCGGATCGGCGATTTCGACCGGCTCTGCGTACCTTGGTTCGAGGTGGAGCACCTGCAGGACACGACGGTCGACTACCAGTACAGCTCGATCGCCTCGAGCAGGCACTTCGGCAACTTCACCGTCCGCTGGACAGCACGCAAGGCCGTTGCCGCGCTGCTGTTACTCGTCGTGAACCCGTTCGCGCCCTGGTCGTGGATCTACCACCTGCGCCGGTCGTGGATGTGGCAGTTCGGCGGGATGGATCTGGAGCCGAGGAAGGCGCGGCCTGCGCACGCGCTCTGGTATGTTCACGCGCGCCGGGAAACCGCCCGGCCCTAG
- a CDS encoding helix-turn-helix domain-containing protein gives MRIGEKPEIARLPLFRDMAEAQRDTILAGAYLQVFPPQLTLFEKGQDADFLHVLVDGLVELFVEGAGRDTTMRIVEPVESFILAAVVTDTPYLMSARTLASSRILLVPASGLRESIRHDAALMQATMHELAHGYRDLVRALTDMKVRQSAERLGNHLLEKSARKGGQWEFELKGEKRLLASLLGMTPENLSRAFGTLRKHGVSLDGSKVRIEDRESLERYSRPDPVPPDLR, from the coding sequence ATGCGAATCGGAGAGAAGCCTGAAATCGCACGGCTTCCGCTGTTTCGGGACATGGCCGAAGCGCAGCGCGATACGATCCTTGCGGGGGCCTATCTCCAGGTATTTCCTCCCCAGCTTACGCTGTTCGAGAAAGGGCAGGATGCGGACTTCCTGCATGTGCTTGTCGATGGGCTGGTGGAACTGTTTGTGGAGGGCGCCGGGCGCGATACGACCATGCGGATCGTGGAACCCGTCGAAAGCTTTATTCTCGCCGCCGTCGTGACCGATACACCCTATCTGATGTCGGCACGCACGCTCGCATCATCGCGCATCCTGCTCGTTCCTGCATCCGGTTTGCGCGAATCCATTCGGCATGATGCTGCCTTGATGCAGGCGACCATGCACGAGCTCGCACATGGCTATCGCGATCTTGTCCGCGCGCTAACGGATATGAAGGTGCGACAGTCGGCCGAACGGTTAGGCAATCACTTGCTTGAAAAATCCGCCCGGAAAGGCGGGCAGTGGGAGTTCGAGCTCAAGGGTGAAAAGCGACTGCTCGCCTCGCTGCTCGGCATGACGCCCGAAAACCTCTCCCGTGCTTTCGGTACGCTCAGGAAACACGGCGTCTCGCTTGATGGCTCAAAGGTGAGGATCGAGGACCGCGAAAGCCTTGAGCGCTATTCCCGGCCCGATCCGGTTCCGCCTGACCTGCGCTAG
- a CDS encoding alginate export family protein — MKTHLLSLTAASLAILSPTAAFADDGNDLPIDPYLDLRYRLEVVDQANLPQDATASTLRIRGGVETDEWNGFSALVEGEAVVRIGPEDFNDTTNGLVQFPVVADSSDVLLNRAFVRWRPDPAIEAVAGRQKVNLDNQRWIGSVDWRQNDQTFDLAQLSVKPVEGASIQYFHAWRVNRIFGPDSPNGIWRDNDIHALNASYAIPSVGTVSAYGYFLDIPDAPAASSQTLGLRLAGSQPVSGSTKLLYTAEYANQRDLGPNPGNFSLDYLLLEPGVSTGGFTAKVGFERLEGNGSTGLQTPLATLHAFNGWADKFLATPPDGLRDFYGDVSYRFGDGSPLKGLLLRGIVHDFDATETDLAYGREVNLLAVFPIRKNLTVLAKFAHYEAEGFSVDTTKGWLQVQVSF, encoded by the coding sequence ATGAAAACACACCTTCTCAGCCTTACGGCTGCTTCGCTGGCGATACTTTCGCCGACCGCCGCCTTCGCAGATGACGGCAATGACCTGCCGATCGACCCCTATCTGGATTTGAGGTACCGGCTCGAAGTAGTCGATCAGGCGAATCTGCCGCAAGATGCCACCGCTTCGACACTCAGGATCAGGGGCGGGGTCGAGACCGACGAGTGGAACGGTTTCAGCGCGCTGGTCGAAGGCGAGGCCGTGGTCCGGATCGGGCCAGAGGATTTTAATGACACCACCAACGGGTTGGTCCAGTTCCCCGTCGTCGCCGATTCGTCCGACGTGTTGCTCAACCGCGCCTTCGTGCGATGGCGCCCTGATCCGGCGATCGAAGCGGTCGCCGGGCGGCAAAAGGTCAACCTCGACAATCAGCGCTGGATCGGTTCGGTCGACTGGCGCCAGAACGACCAGACATTCGACCTTGCACAGCTATCGGTGAAGCCCGTCGAAGGGGCATCGATCCAGTACTTCCATGCATGGCGGGTCAACCGGATCTTTGGGCCGGATTCCCCCAACGGAATCTGGCGGGACAACGATATCCATGCCCTCAACGCCAGCTACGCCATTCCGTCAGTGGGTACGGTTTCTGCCTATGGCTATTTCCTCGATATCCCCGATGCGCCCGCGGCCAGTTCGCAAACACTGGGTTTGCGCCTTGCGGGCTCGCAGCCGGTGAGCGGCAGTACGAAACTCCTCTACACTGCGGAATACGCGAACCAGCGCGATCTGGGGCCGAATCCGGGCAATTTTTCGCTCGACTACCTGCTGCTCGAGCCGGGGGTTTCGACCGGGGGTTTCACTGCCAAGGTCGGCTTTGAGCGTCTGGAAGGCAACGGATCGACCGGGCTGCAGACTCCATTGGCGACCTTGCACGCTTTCAACGGCTGGGCCGACAAGTTCCTCGCCACCCCACCAGACGGGCTGCGCGATTTCTATGGCGACGTGAGCTATCGTTTCGGCGACGGATCGCCTCTCAAGGGGTTGCTATTGCGCGGTATCGTGCACGATTTCGACGCTACCGAGACGGACCTTGCTTACGGACGGGAAGTGAACCTGCTTGCGGTATTTCCGATAAGGAAGAACCTTACCGTTCTGGCGAAGTTTGCGCATTACGAAGCGGAAGGGTTCAGTGTCGATACCACAAAAGGATGGCTGCAAGTCCAGGTCAGTTTCTAG
- a CDS encoding cytochrome P450, giving the protein MTGKGGGHQPSIDDLPSPKGLPILGDMLDFVDGQLPWDVMLHYARDVGALSRVDLPGADIVLVSDPEAITQIMVTDTADFYKKTPTAALRPVSTDEGDVFTQPGGKVWAERMASNPMVLALRDGWLDTALPRMHEQLRKRVSGFVGKSFEHTYDTLLHMAFDAFSVMLYGEEFGESTFRDWVIVASELDRRMKSKMPFLFDTLPEEAQAAQDRNHAAFVGAVRKARAETNPAGTDLLRHAIRSGCDHDDDLLATELANMYYGGIVSSSSAVTCTLYLLGKSDTEMERVCNALAKLGPDAAHAQIRACEELQAAMLETLRLLPPVSLWTRNVRTDADVVVAGYRMPADTSLLIGNRHAHTHADHWEDAEHYRPGRWTAERRASDPLGSDYFFPFGRGERTCLAQDVGLAYIQLAVGTALMHSDPNVGLGEKLDQDFWFGCMVPKDLSSNFDRKRTPVDGAR; this is encoded by the coding sequence ATGACGGGCAAGGGTGGAGGACATCAGCCGTCGATCGACGACCTTCCCTCTCCCAAGGGCCTGCCGATACTCGGCGATATGCTCGATTTCGTGGACGGCCAGTTGCCGTGGGACGTAATGCTTCATTACGCGCGCGACGTGGGAGCCTTGTCCCGGGTCGACCTGCCGGGGGCAGACATCGTGCTGGTGAGCGATCCGGAAGCGATCACCCAGATCATGGTCACGGACACGGCCGACTTCTACAAGAAGACGCCCACCGCCGCGCTGCGCCCGGTTTCGACTGACGAAGGCGACGTTTTCACCCAGCCGGGCGGCAAGGTCTGGGCGGAACGCATGGCGTCCAATCCCATGGTGCTCGCCCTGCGCGATGGCTGGCTCGACACCGCCCTGCCGCGGATGCACGAGCAGCTCAGGAAGCGCGTTTCGGGCTTCGTCGGGAAGAGTTTCGAGCACACCTACGACACGCTTCTGCACATGGCGTTCGATGCGTTTTCGGTGATGCTCTATGGCGAGGAATTCGGGGAAAGCACTTTCCGCGACTGGGTCATCGTTGCCAGCGAACTCGACCGGCGGATGAAGAGCAAGATGCCCTTTCTCTTCGATACACTTCCCGAGGAAGCGCAGGCGGCGCAGGATCGCAACCATGCGGCCTTTGTCGGTGCGGTGCGCAAGGCGCGGGCCGAGACCAACCCTGCGGGCACCGATCTCCTGCGGCACGCGATCAGGTCGGGCTGCGACCACGATGACGACCTGCTCGCGACCGAACTGGCCAACATGTATTACGGCGGCATCGTTTCCAGTTCGAGTGCGGTAACCTGCACCCTCTATCTCCTCGGCAAGTCCGACACGGAGATGGAGCGTGTGTGCAATGCACTCGCCAAACTCGGGCCCGATGCCGCGCACGCCCAGATCAGGGCCTGCGAGGAATTGCAGGCCGCGATGCTCGAGACCTTGCGCCTCTTGCCGCCCGTTTCGCTCTGGACGCGCAATGTCCGGACGGATGCCGACGTGGTGGTCGCAGGATACCGAATGCCCGCGGATACCAGCCTGCTCATCGGCAATCGCCACGCCCATACCCATGCCGATCATTGGGAGGATGCCGAACACTACAGGCCGGGCCGCTGGACCGCTGAAAGGCGGGCGAGCGATCCGCTCGGCAGCGACTATTTCTTCCCCTTCGGCAGGGGCGAGCGGACCTGCCTCGCGCAGGACGTGGGCCTTGCCTATATCCAGCTCGCGGTGGGAACCGCGCTGATGCACAGTGACCCCAACGTCGGGCTGGGCGAGAAACTGGACCAGGATTTCTGGTTCGGCTGCATGGTGCCGAAGGACCTGAGTTCCAACTTCGACCGCAAGCGGACCCCGGTAGATGGCGCTCGCTGA